The following coding sequences are from one Beggiatoa alba B18LD window:
- the groL gene encoding chaperonin GroEL (60 kDa chaperone family; promotes refolding of misfolded polypeptides especially under stressful conditions; forms two stacked rings of heptamers to form a barrel-shaped 14mer; ends can be capped by GroES; misfolded proteins enter the barrel where they are refolded when GroES binds): MAAKQVYFSDDARQSMLRGVNVLANAVKVTLGPKGRNVVLDKSFGAPTITKDGVSVAKEVELEDKFENMGAQMVKEVASKTSDIAGDGTTTATVLAQAILIEGIKAVTAGMNPMDLKRGIDKAVIAAVDELKKLSKPCTDNKAIAQVATISANADEAVGQIIAKAMDKVGKDGVITVEEGSGLDNELDVVEGMQFDRGYLSPYFVNNQQSMSVELENPLILIHDKKISNIREMLPILEGVAKQGRSLLIVAEDVEGEALATLVVNTIRGIVKVAAVKAPGFGDRRKAMLQDIAILTGGTVIAEEIGLSLEKATLNDLGTAKRIQITKDNTTIIDGAGQAKEIKARVEQIRQQIAETSSDYDREKLQERVAKLAGGVAVIKVGAATEIEMKEKKARVEDALHATRAAVEEGVVPGGGVALIRAYKAIKDLKGSNSDQDMGISIARRAMEEPLRQIVANAGGEPAVVLNKIADSKDKTYGYNAASDEFGDMIEMGILDPTKVTRSALQHAASIAGLMITTEAMITELPKKESAMPMPHGGMDGMM; this comes from the coding sequence ATGGCAGCAAAACAAGTTTATTTTTCCGATGACGCACGTCAATCCATGCTCAGAGGCGTAAACGTCCTCGCTAACGCCGTTAAAGTCACCTTAGGTCCTAAAGGACGCAACGTCGTTTTAGATAAATCTTTCGGCGCGCCCACCATCACCAAAGACGGCGTTTCCGTTGCCAAAGAAGTCGAGTTAGAAGATAAATTTGAAAACATGGGTGCGCAAATGGTCAAAGAAGTCGCCTCCAAGACTTCCGACATCGCAGGCGACGGCACCACCACCGCCACCGTGTTAGCCCAAGCCATTCTTATCGAAGGCATCAAAGCAGTAACAGCGGGCATGAACCCGATGGATTTAAAACGCGGTATCGACAAAGCCGTGATTGCCGCCGTTGACGAACTGAAAAAACTCTCCAAACCCTGCACCGACAACAAAGCCATTGCCCAAGTCGCCACTATCTCCGCCAACGCCGATGAAGCCGTTGGACAAATCATTGCCAAAGCCATGGACAAAGTCGGCAAAGATGGCGTTATCACCGTCGAAGAAGGTTCAGGCTTAGATAACGAATTAGACGTTGTCGAAGGGATGCAATTTGACCGTGGTTATTTATCCCCTTACTTCGTCAACAACCAACAATCCATGAGTGTTGAACTAGAAAACCCCTTAATTCTCATTCATGACAAAAAAATCTCCAACATTCGTGAAATGTTGCCCATTTTAGAAGGCGTTGCCAAACAAGGTCGTTCTTTACTCATTGTTGCTGAAGACGTAGAAGGCGAAGCCTTAGCCACATTAGTTGTCAACACCATTCGCGGTATTGTCAAAGTCGCTGCTGTCAAAGCCCCTGGATTTGGCGACCGTCGCAAAGCCATGTTACAAGACATCGCCATTCTCACAGGTGGCACCGTGATTGCCGAAGAAATTGGCTTAAGCTTAGAAAAAGCCACCTTAAACGACTTAGGCACAGCCAAACGCATCCAAATCACCAAAGACAACACCACCATTATCGACGGTGCTGGTCAAGCCAAAGAAATCAAAGCCCGTGTTGAGCAAATTCGCCAACAAATCGCTGAAACATCTTCCGATTACGACCGCGAAAAATTACAAGAGCGCGTCGCTAAATTGGCGGGTGGGGTTGCTGTGATTAAAGTCGGTGCTGCCACCGAAATTGAAATGAAAGAGAAAAAAGCCCGCGTTGAAGATGCCTTACACGCAACCCGCGCTGCTGTTGAAGAGGGTGTCGTCCCCGGTGGTGGCGTTGCTTTAATTCGCGCTTACAAAGCCATCAAAGACTTGAAAGGCTCAAACAGCGACCAAGACATGGGTATCAGCATTGCCCGCCGTGCGATGGAAGAACCTTTACGCCAAATCGTTGCCAACGCTGGCGGTGAACCTGCTGTTGTGCTGAATAAAATTGCTGATAGCAAAGATAAAACCTACGGTTACAATGCAGCCAGCGACGAATTCGGCGATATGATTGAAATGGGTATTCTTGACCCGACCAAAGTCACCCGCTCCGCTTTACAACACGCGGCATCTATCGCAGGTCTGATGATTACCACAGAAGCGATGATTACTGAGTTACCGAAGAAAGAATCCGCAATGCCTATGCCCCACGGCGGAATGGATGGGATGATGTAA
- a CDS encoding NYN domain-containing protein: protein MKTIIYIDGYNLYYGCLKDSLDKWLDIKILFFDKIVKVQDNSSQLLKIKFFTAPVKASVASHGNKACTSQSTYHNALKKCYPDIVEITNGYYSLEKATPLEYIKPPNKSHRVTTWKLEEKQTDVNIAIAAYRDATKSDVEQLVFVSNDTDLVPALAAIQEDYPHKIIGVIIPVRDNSPRLGNKQFSQYVKWTRNYITDKELSDSHLPNTIPTNKKPIKKPDYW, encoded by the coding sequence TTGAAAACGATAATTTATATCGATGGATACAATCTTTACTATGGGTGTTTAAAAGATAGTTTAGATAAATGGTTAGATATAAAAATACTTTTTTTTGATAAAATTGTTAAGGTTCAAGATAATAGTAGTCAATTATTGAAAATAAAATTTTTTACTGCTCCTGTTAAAGCGAGTGTTGCCTCTCATGGTAATAAAGCATGTACATCACAATCAACTTACCATAACGCTTTAAAAAAATGTTATCCTGATATAGTTGAAATTACTAATGGTTATTACTCTTTGGAAAAAGCAACACCGTTAGAATACATTAAACCACCAAATAAATCACATCGTGTCACAACTTGGAAATTAGAAGAGAAACAGACGGATGTAAATATAGCAATCGCTGCTTACAGAGATGCTACAAAAAGCGATGTTGAACAACTCGTATTCGTATCAAATGATACCGATCTAGTTCCCGCCCTTGCCGCAATTCAAGAAGATTACCCCCATAAAATAATAGGCGTTATTATCCCCGTGCGTGATAACTCCCCCCGTCTAGGCAACAAACAGTTCAGTCAATACGTTAAATGGACACGTAATTATATAACAGATAAAGAACTATCAGACAGTCACTTACCAAACACAATACCAACGAATAAAAAACCTATCAAGAAACCTGATTATTGGTAA
- a CDS encoding DUF4145 domain-containing protein, whose amino-acid sequence MAFKLGIEVYGEEKPELTDFICPYCNKGILIFDTKLCVIEQYEHSKKKQDRKRKQDREGYWGEIYDYEASIGGVLKCNYDYCNEVVSFCGDIHGEIYDDETPPIDVKYIEFKYIYPPPPPLLCDKPINFMRIHEKYPEAIKELLKESFSLYWSHEDSCVNKLRIVVEIVVEFLLDALKIPKEKNLSLHNRINKLEEGKHLNIKEYLLAIKWIGNEGSHAKTLGKDREEKKAVNAAYEILNKVLELVYYDEKLLEQAKEINKNKGYKKTKFDGF is encoded by the coding sequence ATGGCTTTTAAGTTAGGTATAGAAGTGTACGGAGAGGAAAAACCTGAACTTACTGATTTTATATGTCCATATTGTAATAAAGGAATACTGATTTTTGATACAAAATTATGTGTTATTGAACAATACGAACATAGTAAAAAGAAACAAGATCGTAAAAGAAAACAAGATAGAGAGGGGTATTGGGGAGAAATATATGATTATGAAGCTAGTATCGGAGGCGTTTTAAAATGTAATTATGATTATTGTAATGAGGTTGTTTCATTTTGTGGTGATATTCATGGAGAAATTTATGATGATGAGACACCACCAATTGATGTTAAATATATTGAGTTTAAATATATATACCCACCCCCACCTCCGTTGCTGTGCGACAAGCCTATCAACTTTATGCGAATTCATGAGAAATATCCTGAAGCTATTAAAGAATTATTGAAGGAGTCTTTTTCTTTATATTGGTCGCATGAGGATTCTTGTGTAAATAAACTCAGAATTGTGGTTGAGATTGTGGTTGAGTTTTTATTAGATGCTTTGAAGATTCCGAAAGAAAAAAACTTGTCATTACATAACCGAATAAACAAATTAGAAGAGGGAAAACATCTAAATATAAAAGAATATCTATTAGCTATTAAATGGATTGGCAATGAAGGTAGTCATGCTAAAACTCTAGGAAAAGATAGAGAAGAAAAAAAAGCTGTTAATGCAGCTTATGAAATACTAAATAAAGTTTTAGAGTTAGTCTATTATGATGAGAAACTCTTAGAACAAGCAAAAGAAATAAATAAAAACAAAGGCTATAAAAAAACTAAATTTGATGGGTTTTGA
- the znuB gene encoding zinc ABC transporter permease subunit ZnuB, protein MMIDDFIWRAVLGGIGVALIAGPLGCFVVWRRMAYFGDTLSHSALLGIALGILFKVNLNLGVMLICLLIALLLSLLQQQKRLTTDTLLGILSHSMLSLGLVVVAFMDGIRIDLYSYLFGDLLAVTQYDLYWIYGGGSLVLLGLVWLWQSLLSITIHEELAEVEGVPVVWVRLFLMLMIALVIAVAMKVVGILLITSLLIIPPATARWFARTPEQMAIIASILGCLAVLGGVFMSLHWDTPTGPSVVVTAAAMFMLTLVLPKGRVV, encoded by the coding sequence ATGATGATAGATGATTTTATTTGGCGGGCAGTTTTGGGCGGTATTGGCGTTGCTCTGATTGCGGGGCCATTAGGCTGTTTTGTGGTGTGGCGACGCATGGCGTATTTTGGCGATACCTTGTCACACTCGGCTTTATTAGGCATTGCGTTAGGTATCCTATTTAAAGTTAATTTAAATCTGGGTGTGATGCTGATTTGTTTATTAATTGCCTTATTACTTAGCCTATTGCAACAACAAAAACGCTTAACAACAGATACTTTACTCGGTATTTTATCGCACAGTATGCTATCGCTGGGTTTAGTGGTTGTCGCCTTTATGGATGGCATACGTATTGATTTATATAGTTATTTATTCGGTGATTTATTAGCTGTGACTCAATATGATTTATATTGGATTTATGGCGGTGGGAGCTTGGTTTTACTGGGTTTAGTATGGCTTTGGCAATCGTTATTATCTATCACGATTCATGAAGAGTTGGCAGAAGTCGAGGGCGTGCCTGTGGTGTGGGTGCGCTTGTTTTTGATGTTAATGATAGCGTTAGTGATTGCGGTTGCTATGAAAGTTGTCGGTATTTTATTAATTACTTCTTTATTAATTATTCCCCCTGCAACGGCTCGCTGGTTTGCTCGCACACCTGAGCAAATGGCAATTATTGCCAGTATATTGGGTTGTTTAGCGGTATTAGGCGGGGTTTTTATGTCCTTACACTGGGACACACCGACAGGGCCTTCTGTGGTCGTAACTGCGGCGGCAATGTTTATGTTGACGTTGGTGTTACCGAAGGGGCGGGTGGTTTAA
- a CDS encoding tetratricopeptide repeat protein yields MRHTGLCLAIWTILSPVYAFNDQTQAVHGNCNSVVQDAEKDVNVTIICGIDPTVHQKTQEEKSTLEKKLHELYEQQIAYLKEKNELVDKAKVAEEVVKNYNELQKAYKNLQEQVAMQDNEQLTQLLAEAQTALSTAELEKAKQILDKLLTELESIEKQIDLKATAHFTRARTALIEFNPDEAYPHLKKAYNLRPENFEYAITYAVTLQKSPRNHTDRDTAILTYQTILNWLRPLVETDKSRLKDLSQTLNDLAILVADDSSRRAEAEKYYQEALDIRRDLADKQPAVYRPDVATILNNLATLVADDSSRRAEAEKYYQEALDIRRDLADKQPAVYRPYVATTLNNLANLLQSDSSRRAEAEKYYQEALKIYRDLADKQPAVYRPDVATTLNNLANLLQSDSSRRAEAEKYYQEALDIRRDLADKQPAVYRPYVAGTLNNLANLVVDDSSRRAEAEKYYQEALKIYRDLADKQPAVYRPDVATTLNNLANLLQSDSSRRAEAEKYYQEALKIYRDLADKQPAVYRPYVATTLNNLAALVVDDSSRRAEAEKYYQEALDIRRDLADKQPAVYRPDVAMILNNLADLYKSDFNFRKAADFWQESTDILRPFVSANLNIFGNIQAKRLKALGAMRGFLAESKEACLAWQEAVEIAQNKTLKEEIQSGLKKFCSQ; encoded by the coding sequence ATGCGTCATACAGGATTATGTTTAGCCATTTGGACAATATTATCGCCCGTTTATGCCTTCAATGACCAAACTCAAGCAGTACATGGCAACTGTAATTCAGTTGTCCAAGATGCTGAAAAAGACGTAAATGTCACGATTATTTGTGGTATTGACCCTACAGTTCACCAAAAAACCCAAGAAGAAAAATCCACGCTTGAAAAGAAACTACATGAATTATATGAACAACAGATTGCGTACTTAAAAGAAAAGAATGAACTGGTTGATAAAGCTAAAGTAGCAGAGGAAGTCGTTAAGAATTATAACGAATTGCAAAAAGCCTACAAAAATCTGCAAGAACAAGTTGCGATGCAGGACAATGAACAATTAACGCAATTATTAGCAGAAGCACAAACCGCATTATCAACGGCTGAGTTAGAAAAAGCGAAGCAAATTCTGGATAAACTGTTAACCGAATTAGAATCTATAGAAAAGCAAATTGATTTAAAAGCCACCGCACACTTCACGCGTGCAAGAACAGCACTGATTGAGTTCAACCCAGACGAAGCCTATCCCCATTTAAAGAAAGCCTACAACTTACGTCCTGAAAACTTTGAATACGCCATTACCTATGCTGTTACCCTGCAAAAATCCCCCAGAAATCATACTGACCGTGATACTGCAATTTTAACCTATCAAACTATTTTAAATTGGTTACGTCCCTTAGTAGAAACAGATAAAAGTCGTTTAAAAGATTTGAGTCAGACACTCAATGACCTCGCGATTTTAGTAGCAGATGACTCAAGCCGTCGTGCAGAGGCAGAAAAATATTATCAAGAGGCATTAGACATTAGACGTGACTTAGCCGACAAACAACCCGCCGTCTATCGCCCTGATGTCGCTACGATACTCAATAACCTTGCGACATTAGTAGCAGATGACTCAAGCCGTCGTGCAGAGGCAGAAAAGTATTATCAAGAGGCATTAGATATTAGACGTGACTTAGCCGACAAACAACCCGCCGTCTATCGCCCTTATGTCGCTACGACGCTCAATAACCTTGCGAACTTATTGCAAAGCGACTCAAGCCGTCGTGCAGAGGCAGAAAAGTATTACCAAGAGGCATTAAAGATTTATCGTGACTTAGCCGACAAACAACCCGCCGTCTATCGCCCTGATGTCGCTACGACGCTCAATAACCTTGCGAACTTATTGCAAAGCGACTCAAGCCGTCGTGCAGAGGCAGAAAAGTATTACCAAGAGGCATTAGACATTAGACGTGATTTAGCCGACAAACAACCCGCCGTCTATCGCCCTTATGTCGCAGGAACGCTCAATAACCTTGCAAACTTAGTAGTAGATGACTCAAGCCGTCGTGCAGAGGCAGAAAAGTATTACCAAGAGGCATTAAAGATTTATCGTGACTTAGCCGACAAACAACCCGCCGTCTATCGCCCTGATGTCGCTACGACGCTCAATAACCTTGCGAACTTATTGCAAAGCGACTCAAGCCGTCGTGCAGAGGCAGAAAAGTATTACCAAGAGGCATTAAAGATTTATCGTGACTTAGCCGACAAACAACCCGCCGTCTATCGCCCTTATGTCGCTACGACGCTCAATAACCTTGCTGCATTAGTAGTAGATGACTCAAGCCGTCGTGCAGAGGCAGAAAAGTATTACCAAGAGGCATTAGACATTAGACGTGACTTAGCCGACAAACAACCCGCCGTCTATCGCCCTGATGTCGCAATGATACTCAATAACCTTGCAGACTTATATAAATCTGATTTTAATTTCAGAAAAGCAGCTGATTTTTGGCAAGAGTCTACAGATATTTTGCGTCCTTTTGTGTCGGCTAATCTTAATATTTTTGGGAATATACAAGCAAAACGGCTTAAAGCTTTAGGCGCAATGAGAGGATTTTTAGCCGAATCTAAAGAGGCTTGTCTTGCGTGGCAAGAAGCAGTAGAAATTGCTCAGAACAAGACGTTAAAAGAGGAAATACAAAGCGGTTTAAAAAAATTTTGTAGTCAATAA
- a CDS encoding OmpA family protein: protein MKNDRPYFIQDRYHRLFGLLIICAIVQGCSQLHGWFQSNFEALNPRKTDKGLLLVLESVYFMADGTALTPEASRVLDALADTIKNSPDSNIAIDGYTDSSGNATYNLWLSKQRAEQVKQALVQRGIEATRITTEGFGQASPIANNATPEGRQKNRRVEIIILNVIDIPRKKNDMVITI, encoded by the coding sequence ATGAAAAACGATAGACCATATTTTATTCAAGACCGATATCATCGTTTATTTGGGTTGTTGATAATTTGTGCAATAGTACAAGGTTGTAGCCAACTTCATGGCTGGTTTCAATCCAATTTTGAAGCCTTAAATCCACGCAAAACGGATAAAGGATTATTATTAGTTCTCGAATCGGTTTACTTTATGGCAGATGGAACGGCTTTAACGCCTGAAGCCAGTCGTGTGTTAGATGCATTAGCCGACACGATTAAAAACTCACCTGATAGCAATATCGCCATTGATGGTTATACCGATAGTAGTGGCAATGCAACCTATAATTTGTGGCTATCCAAACAGCGAGCAGAGCAGGTGAAACAAGCCCTTGTTCAACGTGGAATTGAAGCAACACGGATAACGACGGAAGGCTTTGGACAAGCAAGCCCAATTGCAAATAATGCAACGCCTGAAGGACGGCAGAAAAATCGGCGGGTGGAAATTATTATTTTAAATGTTATTGATATTCCAAGAAAAAAAAATGACATGGTTATTACAATATGA
- the groES gene encoding co-chaperone GroES: protein MQIRPLQDRVVIKRVEEERKTAGGIVLPDSATEKPIRGKVLAVGNGQILEDGKVRPLDVKVGDIVLFGKYSGTEVKIGDEEVVIMRESDIMAVLEEKKHAKAA from the coding sequence ATGCAAATCCGTCCCTTACAAGACCGCGTCGTTATCAAACGTGTAGAAGAAGAACGCAAAACAGCAGGTGGCATTGTCCTCCCTGACAGCGCGACAGAAAAACCCATTCGGGGCAAAGTCTTGGCGGTTGGTAACGGTCAAATCTTAGAAGATGGCAAAGTCCGTCCGTTAGATGTCAAAGTCGGCGACATCGTCCTGTTTGGCAAATACTCAGGCACAGAAGTCAAAATTGGTGATGAAGAAGTCGTGATTATGCGTGAATCCGACATCATGGCAGTTTTAGAAGAAAAGAAACACGCCAAAGCCGCTTAA
- the trxB gene encoding thioredoxin-disulfide reductase: MSTVKHSRLLILGSGPAGYTAAIYAARANLKPVLITGMQQGGQLTTTTEVDNWPADVDGVQGPELMERFQKHAQRFDTEIIFDHINKVNLQVRPFQLTGDSGQYTCDALIIATGASAQYLGLPSEEAFMGKGVSGCATCDGFFYRNQAVAVIGGGNTAVEEALYLANIASHVTVVHRRDTFRSEKILIDHLMEKVAEGKITLKLNSVLDEVLGDKTGVTGMRIKNVATNATEDIPVMGVFIAIGHKPNTDLFTGQLDMSNGYLTVKTGTSGNATATSVEGVFAAGDVADHVYRQAITSAGTGCMAALDADRYLEQLAKAK; the protein is encoded by the coding sequence ATGAGCACCGTAAAACATAGTCGGTTACTTATTTTAGGTTCTGGACCAGCAGGTTATACAGCTGCAATTTATGCTGCTCGTGCAAATTTAAAGCCTGTTTTAATTACAGGGATGCAACAAGGTGGACAATTAACCACAACAACAGAAGTGGATAACTGGCCAGCCGATGTCGATGGTGTACAAGGGCCTGAATTAATGGAGCGTTTTCAAAAACACGCTCAACGCTTTGACACGGAAATTATTTTCGACCATATCAATAAGGTCAATTTACAAGTGCGTCCTTTCCAGTTGACGGGGGATAGTGGGCAATACACCTGCGATGCGTTAATCATTGCAACGGGTGCATCTGCGCAATATTTAGGTCTGCCTTCTGAAGAAGCGTTTATGGGTAAAGGGGTTTCTGGTTGCGCCACTTGTGACGGATTTTTTTACCGTAATCAAGCTGTTGCTGTTATCGGTGGCGGTAATACAGCCGTTGAAGAAGCCTTATATTTAGCGAATATTGCTTCTCATGTTACCGTTGTTCATCGCCGTGACACCTTCCGCTCTGAAAAAATTCTCATCGACCATTTAATGGAAAAAGTGGCAGAAGGGAAAATTACTTTAAAACTCAATAGTGTTTTAGATGAAGTTTTAGGCGATAAAACAGGCGTAACAGGGATGCGGATTAAAAATGTTGCCACCAATGCAACAGAAGATATTCCTGTGATGGGCGTATTTATTGCCATTGGACACAAACCCAATACCGACTTGTTTACAGGACAATTAGATATGTCTAACGGGTATTTAACCGTTAAAACAGGAACAAGTGGCAATGCAACGGCTACCAGTGTCGAAGGCGTTTTTGCAGCGGGCGATGTTGCCGACCATGTCTATCGTCAGGCAATTACCTCCGCAGGCACGGGATGTATGGCGGCGTTAGACGCTGACCGTTATTTAGAGCAATTAGCAAAAGCTAAATAA
- a CDS encoding DNA translocase FtsK encodes MSQARRTRKPIASNSVEQGRIKHGLREIMLILFCFIALYLFFSLSTYSPLDPGWSHSSDVIEVHNKGGVVGAWLADLFFYLFGYFAFLFPIIIGHMGLIIYKGRHHDMLANPKTMIVPGIGFILTLTAGCGLAIVHFSAEGMLLPSHAGGILGIAIGKTLQGIFSQLGATLLLIALFFTGVTLLTGLSWLKLMDTLGFYTLQYLPIIEQYIVTRVFPKIGVFLHQFFLITQKILITLFKFLHSIWVTARAFVWSLIEKWQARRASRDYYEEYEEYEEEIEDERVNNAPAKDKKTDNNDAKDAVFFDKPFEKDEETEQKPTTTTNTANITAEILETAPILTEIVYTATEPKIINTSKHVQNQPTLDIAEEILNNRASILPDTALLQPAPFIDKSSEDSLKEWMVSTLQHLGVDADVRIVYPGPVLLGFEIKMFSEVNATRLEELSVTLAQALNVDKVRMIETQTGVIGVEIPNPERETVYLVDILNANEYQDNPSPLTLALGKDVRGHAFIIDLTRVPHLLMAGSYPAEKQMLLHSFILSLLYKATPKILQLMLINSQTKELSPYDAIPHLLTPLIQHKDSALQALKWCEQEMERRYRLMADMGVRNIEGYNETLLNPDSQAFLENLAASQGTLPYIVLVVAELSELILTDLGTPIEEHLTRLAQKARAAGIHLILATQYPSVSVITGMVKSNLPTRIALQVSNKSESRNILGQMGAESLLGQGDMLYNTAGTGTPTRVHAGTISREEIQAITDDLRQKASPRYLDLDITNLS; translated from the coding sequence GTGAGCCAAGCCCGCCGTACTCGAAAACCCATCGCATCTAACAGTGTCGAACAAGGACGCATCAAACATGGTTTACGAGAAATCATGTTAATTTTGTTCTGCTTTATTGCGTTATACCTGTTTTTCTCCCTAAGCACCTACTCACCGTTAGACCCTGGCTGGTCACATAGTAGTGATGTCATCGAAGTCCATAATAAAGGGGGCGTTGTTGGTGCATGGCTAGCGGACTTATTTTTCTACCTCTTTGGCTATTTCGCTTTCCTTTTCCCCATCATCATTGGTCACATGGGATTAATCATTTACAAAGGTCGTCATCACGACATGTTAGCCAACCCAAAAACCATGATAGTCCCTGGTATCGGCTTTATCCTCACCCTAACAGCGGGATGTGGATTAGCCATTGTCCACTTTTCTGCTGAAGGCATGTTACTACCCAGCCATGCGGGCGGGATTTTAGGCATTGCCATTGGCAAAACTTTACAAGGCATATTCAGCCAATTAGGCGCGACACTGCTACTAATTGCCCTGTTTTTTACAGGCGTTACCCTCCTAACAGGGTTATCATGGCTTAAGTTAATGGATACCTTAGGATTCTACACCCTCCAATACCTCCCCATTATTGAACAATATATAGTTACCCGCGTTTTTCCCAAGATAGGGGTGTTTCTACATCAATTTTTCCTGATTACCCAAAAAATTTTAATTACCCTGTTTAAATTCCTTCACAGTATCTGGGTGACTGCACGCGCCTTTGTCTGGTCATTAATAGAAAAATGGCAAGCTCGCCGAGCGTCACGCGATTACTACGAAGAATATGAAGAATACGAAGAAGAAATTGAAGACGAGCGCGTCAATAACGCCCCAGCTAAAGACAAAAAAACTGACAACAACGATGCAAAAGACGCAGTTTTTTTCGATAAACCATTTGAGAAAGACGAAGAAACAGAACAAAAACCAACGACAACAACAAATACAGCCAATATTACCGCCGAAATTTTAGAAACAGCCCCCATCCTGACTGAGATTGTTTATACAGCCACAGAACCAAAAATTATAAATACAAGCAAGCATGTACAAAATCAACCTACACTTGATATTGCCGAAGAAATTTTAAACAACCGCGCCAGCATTCTGCCCGACACCGCGCTACTTCAACCCGCCCCCTTCATCGATAAAAGCAGTGAAGACAGCTTAAAAGAATGGATGGTATCCACCCTACAACACCTAGGCGTTGATGCCGACGTGCGCATAGTCTATCCAGGCCCTGTACTCCTTGGCTTTGAAATCAAAATGTTTTCCGAAGTCAATGCCACCCGACTAGAAGAACTCAGCGTAACACTTGCCCAAGCACTCAACGTCGACAAAGTGCGCATGATAGAAACACAAACAGGCGTGATTGGCGTAGAAATTCCTAACCCAGAACGCGAAACCGTCTATTTAGTAGATATTCTCAACGCCAACGAATACCAAGATAACCCCTCCCCGCTCACCTTAGCACTGGGCAAAGATGTACGTGGACACGCTTTTATCATCGACCTCACCCGTGTTCCGCATCTCCTCATGGCAGGCAGTTACCCCGCTGAAAAACAAATGCTATTACACAGCTTTATCCTAAGCCTTTTATACAAAGCAACCCCCAAAATCCTGCAACTGATGTTAATCAACAGCCAAACCAAAGAACTCAGCCCATATGACGCAATTCCCCACTTACTTACACCCTTAATTCAACACAAAGACAGTGCCTTACAAGCCCTAAAATGGTGTGAACAAGAAATGGAACGGCGTTATCGCCTCATGGCTGACATGGGCGTGCGCAACATTGAAGGCTACAACGAAACCCTTTTAAACCCCGATAGCCAAGCCTTTTTAGAAAATTTAGCCGCCAGTCAAGGCACACTCCCCTACATCGTGCTTGTCGTTGCCGAACTCTCTGAACTCATCCTCACCGATTTAGGCACACCAATAGAAGAACACCTCACCCGTCTTGCACAAAAAGCCCGCGCCGCAGGCATACACCTCATACTTGCCACCCAATACCCCAGCGTCAGCGTGATTACAGGGATGGTTAAATCTAACTTACCGACTCGTATCGCCTTACAAGTCAGCAATAAAAGCGAATCCCGCAATATTCTCGGACAAATGGGTGCAGAATCCCTGCTAGGTCAAGGGGATATGCTCTACAACACCGCAGGTACAGGCACACCGACGCGCGTTCATGCGGGCACTATCAGCAGAGAAGAAATTCAAGCGATTACCGACGACCTACGCCAAAAGGCAAGCCCGCGTTATTTAGATTTAGACATTACGAACCTTTCTTAA